The Acinetobacter sp. GSS19 genome includes a region encoding these proteins:
- a CDS encoding pilus assembly FimT family protein — protein sequence MQIQRGFTLIELMVTIAVLAIIATLAAPSFNNILLKQNLNKSTHELTLVLTQARAKAALDRREITVQLNTTATADTNTQLNWMPQGKAILKSGSPTSLVFLPNGLVKNATTDTNFIICEQSAGSLSKTVGISRMGTIQQIVEGTCT from the coding sequence ATGCAAATTCAGCGTGGTTTTACCCTGATTGAACTCATGGTCACCATTGCAGTGTTAGCAATTATTGCGACGCTCGCTGCCCCTTCTTTTAACAATATACTTTTAAAACAGAATCTAAATAAAAGTACTCATGAATTGACGCTCGTGTTGACACAAGCGCGTGCAAAAGCGGCATTAGATCGCAGAGAAATTACAGTGCAATTAAATACTACTGCAACGGCCGATACCAATACACAATTGAACTGGATGCCACAAGGTAAGGCTATTTTGAAATCCGGTTCTCCCACCAGTCTTGTATTTTTACCGAATGGCCTTGTAAAAAATGCCACAACAGATACGAACTTTATAATTTGTGAACAGTCAGCAGGAAGCCTGTCTAAAACTGTCGGTATTTCGAGAATGGGGACAATTCAACAGATCGTTGAAGGAACATGCACATGA
- the ispH gene encoding 4-hydroxy-3-methylbut-2-enyl diphosphate reductase, producing the protein MEIVLANPRGFCAGVDRAIAIVNRALECFQPPIYVRHEVVHNKFVVDDLRQRGAIFVDELDEVPDGNIVIFSAHGVSKAVQQEAERRSLKVFDATCPLVTKVHIEVTKYAREGTEAILIGHQGHPEVEGTMGQYDKSKGGEIYLVEDEEDVATLVVRDPEHVAFVTQTTLSIDDTAKVIEALRQKFPHIQGPRKDDICYATQNRQDAVRDLAAQCDVVLVVGSPNSSNSNRLRELAERMGKQAYLVDNANELQAEWFTENCKIGVTAGASAPEILIKQVIQRLQDWGAEVPKELAGREENITFSLPKELRIPVTQA; encoded by the coding sequence ATGGAAATTGTGTTGGCCAATCCACGTGGTTTTTGTGCAGGTGTAGACCGTGCCATAGCGATCGTCAATCGTGCATTAGAGTGTTTTCAGCCGCCGATTTATGTGCGTCATGAAGTAGTGCATAACAAGTTTGTAGTGGATGATTTACGCCAGCGTGGCGCCATTTTTGTCGATGAGCTGGATGAAGTGCCTGATGGCAATATCGTGATTTTTAGTGCGCATGGCGTGTCTAAAGCGGTTCAGCAAGAAGCTGAACGCCGTAGTCTGAAAGTCTTTGATGCAACCTGCCCATTGGTCACAAAAGTGCATATTGAAGTCACAAAATATGCACGTGAAGGAACTGAAGCGATTCTGATTGGTCATCAAGGCCATCCGGAAGTTGAAGGCACAATGGGACAATATGATAAATCTAAGGGTGGAGAGATTTATCTGGTTGAGGATGAAGAGGATGTTGCTACCTTGGTAGTGAGAGATCCAGAACATGTGGCCTTCGTTACCCAAACCACCTTGTCGATTGATGATACAGCGAAAGTCATCGAAGCATTGCGTCAAAAATTTCCTCATATTCAGGGGCCTCGTAAAGATGATATTTGCTATGCCACTCAGAATCGTCAGGATGCTGTGCGAGATTTAGCTGCGCAATGTGATGTTGTTTTGGTGGTAGGTTCGCCAAACTCTTCTAACTCTAACCGTTTACGGGAGTTGGCTGAACGTATGGGGAAACAAGCCTATTTGGTGGATAACGCAAATGAGCTACAGGCCGAATGGTTTACAGAAAATTGTAAAATTGGGGTAACTGCCGGTGCATCTGCCCCAGAAATTCTGATCAAGCAGGTTATTCAGCGTTTACAGGACTGGGGAGCTGAAGTTCCGAAAGAGCTGGCAGGACGTGAAGAAAATATCACCTTTAGTCTGCCGAAAGAGTTACGTATTCCGGTAACTCAAGCGTAA
- the gmk gene encoding guanylate kinase, giving the protein MSGLLFVVSAASGTGKTSLVKALLERVNNLHVSVSHTTRSQRPGELNGVHYHFTSKEEFLGKVEQGGFIEYAEVFGNYYGTAQATVEEQLHKGHDVLLEIDWQGAEQVRKIFPNSKQIFILPPSQFDLRQRLSNRGTDAVEVIEHRLSCAVEDMQQYINFDYLIINDDFNKALHDLESVITANRLVLNQQVHRHQQLIEKLITPES; this is encoded by the coding sequence ATGTCGGGTCTCTTGTTTGTCGTTTCTGCTGCTTCGGGAACAGGCAAAACATCTCTGGTGAAAGCCCTACTTGAACGTGTTAATAATTTGCACGTTTCTGTTTCGCATACTACTCGCAGCCAGCGTCCTGGCGAACTAAACGGTGTTCATTATCACTTCACCAGCAAAGAAGAGTTTCTTGGCAAAGTTGAACAAGGCGGCTTTATTGAATATGCCGAAGTGTTTGGCAACTATTATGGGACCGCTCAAGCGACCGTTGAAGAACAGCTGCATAAAGGCCATGATGTGTTGCTTGAAATTGACTGGCAAGGTGCTGAACAAGTCCGTAAAATTTTTCCAAATTCCAAACAGATTTTTATTTTACCTCCAAGCCAGTTTGATTTACGTCAACGTCTATCCAACCGTGGCACGGATGCAGTAGAGGTGATTGAACACCGTCTGAGCTGTGCGGTAGAGGATATGCAGCAATATATCAATTTTGACTATTTAATTATCAATGATGACTTCAACAAGGCATTACATGATCTAGAGTCTGTGATTACAGCCAACCGCCTGGTTCTCAATCAACAGGTTCACCGCCATCAACAGTTGATAGAAAAACTGATCACGCCTGAATCATGA
- the rpoZ gene encoding DNA-directed RNA polymerase subunit omega — protein MARVTVEDCLDHVDNRFELVLVASKRARQLARQGIEPTVEWDNDKPTVVALREIASGHVSKDILKQREQDYQTSSLDLALSANNLNLDGFSFQ, from the coding sequence ATGGCACGCGTCACCGTTGAAGATTGTTTAGACCATGTAGACAACCGCTTTGAGCTTGTACTAGTGGCAAGCAAACGCGCGCGTCAATTGGCACGTCAAGGTATTGAACCGACTGTAGAATGGGACAACGATAAACCAACCGTTGTTGCACTTCGTGAAATCGCATCAGGTCATGTTTCTAAAGACATTTTGAAACAACGTGAGCAGGACTACCAAACCTCTAGTCTTGATCTAGCACTTTCTGCAAACAATTTGAATCTAGATGGTTTCTCTTTCCAATAA
- a CDS encoding RelA/SpoT family protein translates to MPGEEVSQAKQQLHIIIEAYLKASDVERVLAACDYADLAHEGVTRKSGEPYILHPIAVSCILAHMRLDPETLMAALLHDVIEDTDFSKEDLTEKFGRVVAELVDGVTKLSHSSDKEYNKAASFRKILQATLQDPRVIIIKMADRYHNMTTLDALRPDKRARIAQETFDIFVPMARLVGMNEMADNLEHLCYQNLDLDMFNNVQEALLQTKPKRCQYQTIWETNLTDLLHTYQLSGRIKKKNNNIELLRHFVKNEMDLQELTHSHAFEIILQSIADCDRLVEALRESFQVLHFEDHIRRPLPGGNQFLLIKLKGEETTLSLTIQTELMRKAARFGVVLGDNAPQACRSAIQASMQNLNMLIDDDCAKTTFNDLLDYLHQEKIWVYTPHGHLHELPQGATVVDFAYAASLFLGNHAVGAKINGEMRPLSTPLYSGQVVEIITDVLATPNPDWLSFINTQKARRAIQNILRDQDIEDQRLVGQQALNRALKLFNRCINDLSNEDWIDLLQWRHIESKDTLFEQIAVGDLLPQLVANHLFVKSQGEETQASSNRLIQGTEGIDVKYAHCCNPVFGDPIQGNLSRRGLIVHRARCNNLLHEQHLHPENIMPLQWNNEEADEVSFTAYLCIDLGMNDEQISDLIYQCRKAKTGVEMVRSEGEKTYVNIVVNNRKQIAKIIRDLRMHYGFPRIERLNKGKTEMARVS, encoded by the coding sequence ATGCCAGGCGAAGAGGTCAGCCAAGCCAAGCAGCAACTTCACATCATCATCGAAGCTTATCTAAAAGCAAGCGATGTCGAGCGTGTGCTTGCTGCCTGTGATTATGCCGATCTCGCACATGAGGGTGTTACTCGAAAAAGTGGTGAACCCTATATTCTGCATCCCATTGCAGTAAGCTGCATTTTGGCACATATGCGACTTGACCCTGAAACCCTCATGGCTGCTTTGCTACATGATGTCATCGAAGACACCGACTTTAGCAAGGAAGACCTCACTGAAAAATTCGGTCGTGTCGTCGCAGAACTAGTCGATGGTGTCACCAAACTCAGTCACTCCAGTGACAAAGAATATAATAAAGCCGCATCTTTCCGAAAAATTCTGCAAGCGACCTTACAAGACCCACGTGTCATTATTATTAAAATGGCGGATCGCTATCATAATATGACCACGCTCGATGCCCTACGCCCGGATAAACGTGCACGCATCGCCCAAGAGACCTTTGATATTTTTGTACCGATGGCACGTCTGGTTGGCATGAATGAAATGGCCGACAACTTGGAACATCTCTGCTATCAAAATCTTGATCTGGATATGTTCAACAATGTGCAAGAAGCCTTGTTGCAAACCAAACCTAAACGTTGCCAGTACCAGACGATTTGGGAAACCAACCTGACTGACTTACTACATACTTATCAGCTCTCAGGTCGTATCAAAAAGAAGAACAATAATATCGAGCTGTTGCGCCATTTCGTCAAAAATGAAATGGATTTACAAGAGTTGACCCATAGCCATGCCTTTGAAATTATCCTGCAAAGCATCGCCGATTGTGACCGTTTAGTCGAAGCCTTGCGAGAAAGTTTCCAGGTGCTGCATTTTGAGGATCATATTCGACGTCCGCTCCCGGGAGGCAACCAGTTCCTGCTGATCAAATTAAAAGGTGAAGAGACTACCCTATCACTGACCATTCAAACTGAATTGATGCGTAAGGCTGCACGTTTTGGTGTCGTCCTCGGCGACAATGCACCGCAAGCCTGCCGTTCAGCTATTCAAGCCTCCATGCAGAATTTGAATATGCTGATTGATGATGACTGTGCAAAGACGACTTTCAATGACCTGCTCGACTATCTGCATCAGGAAAAAATCTGGGTTTATACCCCCCATGGTCATTTGCATGAACTTCCTCAAGGGGCGACGGTCGTTGACTTTGCCTACGCAGCGAGTTTATTTCTAGGTAACCATGCGGTCGGTGCCAAGATCAATGGTGAAATGCGCCCACTGTCTACACCTTTGTATAGTGGTCAGGTCGTAGAGATTATTACCGATGTACTCGCTACCCCGAATCCGGATTGGCTCAGCTTTATTAATACCCAAAAAGCCCGTCGTGCAATTCAGAATATTCTGCGTGACCAGGATATTGAAGATCAACGTTTGGTCGGTCAGCAAGCACTCAACCGCGCATTGAAACTCTTTAATCGCTGCATCAACGACTTATCCAATGAAGATTGGATTGACCTGCTGCAATGGCGACATATTGAATCCAAAGATACGCTGTTTGAACAAATTGCTGTAGGGGACTTGTTACCGCAACTGGTTGCCAATCATCTCTTCGTGAAGAGCCAGGGTGAAGAAACACAGGCTTCTTCCAACCGTTTGATTCAAGGTACTGAAGGGATTGATGTTAAATATGCCCACTGCTGTAATCCAGTCTTTGGTGACCCAATTCAAGGTAATCTCTCACGCCGTGGTTTAATCGTACACCGTGCGCGTTGCAATAACCTCTTGCACGAACAGCACCTACATCCTGAAAATATCATGCCACTGCAATGGAATAACGAAGAAGCTGATGAAGTCAGCTTTACCGCTTATCTATGTATCGATCTCGGGATGAATGACGAGCAAATTTCTGACCTGATCTACCAATGCCGTAAAGCGAAAACTGGTGTAGAAATGGTACGCTCCGAAGGTGAGAAAACCTATGTCAATATCGTGGTGAATAACCGTAAACAAATTGCGAAAATTATCCGTGACCTGCGCATGCACTATGGTTTTCCACGAATCGAACGCCTCAACAAAGGCAAAACCGAGATGGCTCGGGTAAGTTGA
- a CDS encoding RidA family protein yields the protein MSRQVIHTENAPAAIGTYSQAILVGNTLYLSGQIGLDPYSMELVDGIEAQIRRVFDNLKAVCEAAGGSLADIAKLNIFLTDLSHFQLVNQIMGEYFAQPYPARAALGVASLPKGALVEMDGIVIINQ from the coding sequence ATGTCCCGCCAAGTAATTCATACTGAAAATGCCCCTGCTGCGATTGGTACCTATTCACAAGCGATCCTCGTGGGCAATACGTTGTATCTTTCCGGCCAAATCGGTCTTGATCCGTACAGTATGGAATTGGTTGATGGCATTGAGGCACAGATTCGCCGTGTGTTTGACAATCTAAAAGCGGTCTGTGAAGCTGCCGGTGGCTCACTGGCAGATATCGCCAAATTAAACATTTTCCTGACCGATTTAAGTCATTTTCAATTGGTCAACCAGATTATGGGTGAATACTTTGCCCAACCTTACCCAGCGCGTGCAGCGCTTGGTGTGGCAAGCTTGCCTAAAGGTGCACTGGTTGAGATGGATGGTATTGTGATTATTAATCAATAA
- a CDS encoding bacterioferritin-associated ferredoxin, translated as MYVCLCRGITDQDIKDAVANGAESYREIRDRLDLGTCCGRCAPEARSIINEELAAIAAKISVAA; from the coding sequence ATGTACGTTTGTTTATGCCGTGGCATTACTGATCAAGATATTAAAGATGCTGTTGCAAACGGCGCTGAAAGCTACCGTGAAATTCGCGACCGCCTTGATTTAGGAACCTGTTGTGGCCGCTGTGCACCTGAAGCCCGCAGCATTATCAATGAAGAACTTGCTGCAATTGCTGCCAAGATTTCTGTCGCCGCCTGA
- the bfr gene encoding heteropolymeric bacterioferritin subunit Bfr, with protein MQGNRDVINQLNQVLYHQLTAINQYFLHSRMFNDWGIEKLGSAEYKESIHQMKHADKVIERILFLEGLPNLQHLGKLYIGQHTEEVLKCDVRKVKENIEALQKTIALAETEQDYVTRDLIQEILEKEEEYWDWLETQQDLVESIGIENYIQSQI; from the coding sequence ATGCAAGGCAATCGTGACGTTATTAATCAGCTTAATCAGGTGTTGTATCATCAACTTACCGCTATTAACCAGTATTTCCTGCATTCACGCATGTTTAATGACTGGGGTATTGAGAAGCTAGGCTCGGCTGAATACAAAGAATCTATTCACCAGATGAAACATGCGGACAAAGTGATTGAACGCATCTTATTCCTAGAAGGTTTACCTAACTTGCAGCATTTGGGTAAATTGTATATCGGTCAGCACACTGAAGAGGTGCTGAAATGTGATGTACGTAAAGTCAAAGAAAATATCGAAGCCCTACAAAAGACCATTGCGTTAGCAGAAACCGAACAGGATTATGTAACACGTGACCTGATTCAGGAAATTCTGGAAAAGGAAGAAGAATATTGGGATTGGCTTGAAACCCAACAGGATCTGGTAGAAAGCATTGGTATTGAAAACTATATCCAGAGCCAGATTTAA
- a CDS encoding PglL family O-oligosaccharyltransferase: MKFFLSLLASVLIALAWLLPIHYRPWVTYTGETLAFLSLFALTAIYLKEKISLPLISLPLAGLALVPLLQLGAGEQFFFSKALMSCVFILGFWLSIVVGYNLSKEKIAREKAFTSLSYVFLIAGSLTGLMAICQWLTIDQYLTGLMVNLRGNRPFANFAQPNNMATFLVMSLLACLYLYEKHKAKTWILVPSALIVLLAVALSQSRTSWVACLFILGYLAYQYYKGYIATKWYYLIGWFAIFVGFIWLLPSASQWIAQLMDAPVQTREVVQRATGDMSRLAIWQQMVHAIADRPWFGYGWHQTSVAYVLVSEYFSGPVWIRSAHNFILDFLLWNGFVVGLPFLAYFAYWGYRLHRQVNSTESVIGIVMISAVLIHAMFEFPQNYAYFLLPLGFIIGLVQSQNTQTREIGLSPNYMRVFYALSVILFLMIMRDYSVAVEQINQAARYEKYKQPISNHQPIYLLSELDRRAKWIRMSPYTSVNSEQLKEIDEMVLNYPTQYDLLKYAKLLAFNGHEQEAKHQLWRLKQLRHVDVSYASIVEEQPKT, translated from the coding sequence ATGAAATTTTTTCTTTCCCTCCTCGCTAGTGTCCTGATTGCACTGGCTTGGCTATTGCCTATTCATTATCGCCCTTGGGTTACCTATACAGGTGAAACATTGGCCTTTCTTTCGCTGTTTGCCCTTACAGCCATTTATCTAAAAGAAAAAATAAGTTTGCCGTTGATAAGCTTACCCTTGGCAGGTTTGGCTTTAGTTCCTCTGTTGCAATTAGGTGCGGGCGAACAGTTTTTTTTTAGTAAGGCCTTGATGTCCTGTGTTTTTATTTTGGGTTTCTGGCTTAGTATTGTGGTGGGCTATAACCTTTCTAAAGAAAAAATTGCCCGAGAGAAGGCATTTACGAGTTTAAGTTATGTCTTTCTGATCGCTGGAAGCTTAACGGGATTAATGGCGATATGCCAATGGTTGACGATCGATCAATACCTCACTGGATTGATGGTAAATCTCAGGGGGAATCGTCCCTTCGCCAATTTTGCTCAGCCCAATAACATGGCAACATTTTTGGTCATGTCCTTGCTTGCCTGCTTATATTTGTATGAAAAGCACAAGGCAAAAACATGGATTTTAGTTCCTTCAGCCCTGATCGTGCTATTGGCTGTGGCACTCAGTCAATCACGGACATCATGGGTTGCTTGCTTATTTATTCTGGGTTATTTGGCTTATCAGTATTATAAGGGCTATATTGCGACCAAGTGGTATTACCTGATTGGTTGGTTCGCTATATTTGTTGGTTTTATCTGGTTGCTGCCATCTGCGAGTCAATGGATCGCCCAACTGATGGATGCACCGGTACAAACGCGTGAAGTGGTACAGCGTGCAACAGGAGATATGTCCCGTTTAGCGATCTGGCAACAGATGGTCCATGCAATTGCTGATCGACCGTGGTTTGGCTATGGTTGGCACCAGACGAGTGTGGCTTATGTGTTGGTGAGTGAATATTTTTCAGGCCCGGTCTGGATCAGAAGTGCACATAATTTTATCTTGGATTTCCTGTTGTGGAATGGTTTTGTTGTGGGTTTGCCATTCTTGGCTTATTTTGCTTATTGGGGCTATCGACTGCATCGTCAGGTCAATTCGACCGAATCCGTAATTGGCATTGTTATGATCAGTGCTGTACTGATCCATGCGATGTTTGAATTCCCGCAGAATTATGCTTATTTCTTGTTGCCATTGGGTTTTATTATCGGGTTGGTGCAGTCACAAAATACTCAAACAAGAGAGATTGGTTTATCTCCAAATTACATGCGAGTGTTCTATGCACTATCTGTGATTTTGTTCTTGATGATTATGCGCGATTATTCTGTGGCTGTGGAACAGATTAACCAAGCGGCGCGATATGAGAAATACAAACAACCCATCAGCAATCATCAGCCGATTTATTTGCTGTCTGAACTCGACCGTCGTGCCAAGTGGATTCGTATGAGTCCTTATACTTCTGTTAATTCAGAGCAGTTGAAAGAAATTGATGAGATGGTACTGAATTATCCAACACAGTATGATTTGTTGAAATATGCAAAATTACTGGCATTTAACGGTCATGAGCAGGAAGCTAAGCATCAATTGTGGCGTTTAAAGCAGCTCCGGCATGTCGATGTAAGTTATGCATCAATCGTAGAAGAGCAGCCTAAAACTTAA
- the tfpZ gene encoding TfpX/TfpZ family type IV pilin accessory protein: MKKSIKFFLSHLVISLLIALFVIVLVFFVWYPVPLVKAVGVAQIFVTLIAIDVIIGPVLGFVIYKEGKKTLKFDLAIIIFIQLSALCYGVYSIAQGRPIWLVYNIDRFELIRNNELIQKNIQQAQSSYQQPSWFKPQFVAAQFSKDVKQYNSDMYAEVFSGISIAQRPERYVPLTQVGQQMQQRAQSLKVLEQFNDKAEVKKELAKYPQADAWVPLKANAVDMVVLLKKDTAEVIKIVDLRPWK; the protein is encoded by the coding sequence ATGAAAAAATCTATTAAATTTTTTCTTTCTCATTTAGTAATTTCTCTCCTTATTGCTCTGTTCGTTATAGTGTTAGTGTTTTTTGTCTGGTATCCAGTACCCCTAGTAAAAGCAGTGGGTGTGGCTCAAATCTTTGTTACGTTAATTGCGATTGATGTCATTATTGGACCTGTACTTGGCTTTGTTATCTATAAAGAAGGCAAAAAAACACTGAAGTTTGATTTAGCCATCATCATTTTTATTCAGCTTTCAGCACTGTGTTACGGCGTATATAGTATTGCTCAGGGGCGTCCTATTTGGCTCGTATATAATATTGATCGATTTGAATTGATACGTAATAATGAATTGATTCAAAAAAATATTCAGCAAGCTCAATCATCCTACCAGCAACCTTCATGGTTCAAACCGCAATTTGTTGCTGCTCAATTTTCTAAAGATGTTAAGCAATATAATAGTGATATGTATGCAGAAGTCTTTTCTGGAATCTCTATTGCGCAACGTCCTGAACGTTATGTGCCATTGACTCAAGTTGGGCAACAGATGCAACAACGTGCCCAGTCTTTAAAAGTGCTTGAGCAATTTAATGACAAAGCTGAAGTTAAAAAAGAGTTGGCTAAATATCCGCAAGCGGATGCTTGGGTGCCTTTAAAAGCCAATGCAGTAGATATGGTAGTTTTGCTCAAGAAAGATACGGCGGAAGTTATAAAAATTGTAGATCTAAGACCTTGGAAATAA
- a CDS encoding O-antigen ligase family protein, which produces MFYFLIIIYLVLGILGYQIGWAVYQYDELRLLQFPIALLALITIFFRKIVLSWETQLTFYLIGLVIFFNCLRYGIFQLQELCSVLILLFILVALITDQYYKKYFYHASAVLIFSATLPCLFIFPSLFYFITEQKWLDWQFNSGSIRIYDSVIVPLFFLLILLKNKNYPYSKFFFPAVVFLFTLVWLFDGARSALLSVILGLIVLFLFSKAERGLVFSTFLYMFLAFALYKGIFVLFTEFNTVSLVNTVELTDKKIGESQNPIVARNLEILRTGSSLRAEMWLFMFEQWKQDPFWGVGGGYLAKIGYPYGHHIHNFYLRMIFEWGVIGLIFLLWAFYKVVLLFKDKSVNIILKTGLIALLVDAIFSGNMVYPLSQISCILFISFIFSQRYLNKEKIIFNAELWTSKLFFIVWGSIFIYITLIYFYQDLTCWGCISSGGRMAPNFWEFGAAGHLTYSNQAN; this is translated from the coding sequence ATGTTCTATTTTTTAATTATTATTTATTTAGTCTTAGGGATATTGGGATACCAAATTGGATGGGCCGTTTATCAATATGATGAATTGCGCCTGTTACAGTTTCCTATTGCTCTATTGGCACTAATAACAATTTTCTTCAGGAAAATTGTATTATCATGGGAAACTCAATTAACTTTTTATTTAATTGGATTGGTGATATTTTTTAATTGTCTTAGGTATGGGATTTTTCAATTACAAGAATTGTGCTCAGTGCTTATTTTGTTATTCATACTCGTTGCACTGATCACTGATCAATATTATAAAAAATATTTTTATCATGCTTCAGCAGTTTTAATTTTTTCTGCAACTCTTCCCTGTTTATTTATTTTTCCTTCTCTATTTTATTTCATTACAGAGCAAAAATGGTTAGATTGGCAATTTAATTCTGGTTCTATCAGAATTTATGATAGTGTAATTGTTCCCTTGTTTTTCTTGTTGATTCTATTAAAAAATAAAAATTATCCATATTCTAAATTTTTTTTCCCTGCTGTTGTTTTCTTATTTACTTTAGTATGGTTATTTGATGGGGCAAGATCAGCATTACTTAGTGTGATTTTAGGATTAATTGTGCTTTTCTTATTCTCAAAGGCAGAGCGTGGTCTAGTTTTTTCTACTTTTTTATACATGTTTTTAGCTTTCGCGTTATATAAAGGTATTTTTGTTTTGTTTACGGAATTTAATACCGTATCTCTTGTAAATACAGTTGAATTGACAGATAAAAAAATCGGTGAATCTCAAAACCCTATAGTAGCTAGAAATCTGGAAATTTTAAGAACAGGTTCTTCCTTACGGGCTGAAATGTGGCTGTTTATGTTTGAGCAATGGAAGCAGGATCCTTTTTGGGGAGTAGGGGGCGGATATTTAGCTAAAATAGGATACCCATATGGCCATCATATACATAATTTTTATTTAAGAATGATTTTTGAATGGGGGGTTATAGGTTTAATATTTTTGTTATGGGCATTCTATAAGGTTGTTTTATTGTTTAAAGATAAATCAGTAAATATCATTTTAAAAACAGGTTTGATTGCTTTATTGGTAGATGCAATTTTTTCAGGGAATATGGTATATCCACTTTCACAAATTTCATGTATTTTATTTATTTCATTCATTTTTTCTCAGAGATATTTAAATAAAGAAAAAATTATTTTTAATGCTGAGCTGTGGACTTCGAAATTATTTTTTATTGTATGGGGGAGTATATTTATATATATTACATTGATATACTTCTATCAAGATCTGACGTGTTGGGGGTGTATTAGTAGTGGAGGGAGAATGGCACCCAATTTTTGGGAATTTGGTGCGGCTGGGCATTTGACTTATTCTAATCAAGCTAATTAA
- a CDS encoding pilin, translating into MNAQKGFTLIELMIVVAIIGILAAIAIPAYSDYTARAKVTEAVGALAAAKTSVSEFYTSQGVMPANATSAGISTSALGTYVTSVAYAKVSDTEANIAATLQNINADVNTKTVQLNATGSAAGVTWTCSGGTAPAKFLPANCRGS; encoded by the coding sequence ATGAACGCACAAAAGGGTTTTACCTTAATTGAATTGATGATCGTTGTAGCGATCATCGGTATTTTGGCTGCAATCGCGATTCCTGCGTATTCAGATTATACGGCTCGTGCGAAGGTTACAGAAGCTGTTGGTGCATTGGCTGCTGCAAAAACAAGTGTATCTGAATTTTATACTTCTCAGGGTGTTATGCCCGCTAATGCTACTTCGGCAGGTATTAGTACATCTGCATTGGGTACTTATGTAACATCTGTTGCATATGCTAAAGTAAGCGATACAGAAGCTAATATTGCTGCTACATTACAAAATATTAATGCTGATGTTAATACCAAAACAGTTCAATTGAATGCTACAGGTTCAGCTGCAGGTGTGACATGGACTTGCTCTGGCGGTACTGCACCAGCGAAGTTTTTGCCAGCAAACTGTCGTGGTTCTTAA
- a CDS encoding TPM domain-containing protein has protein sequence MVTTTDTTRILTQPKVAEPVQPSLKRWLKHFFYLPLSKRYFSSRDQQEIAQAVHKAEQGHVGEIQVVIEGHIPCHQAYWQNTQMRARQLFAELGVWDTEFNSGVLLYLNLCEQKVEIVVDRGICHSTEQQVWNEICQAMIARFQQHQYRDAVILGVEAIGKELNFYYANSVTDQANELDNAPIMMK, from the coding sequence ATGGTAACAACAACGGATACGACTCGCATTTTGACTCAGCCTAAAGTTGCTGAACCCGTCCAGCCGAGTTTAAAGCGCTGGCTCAAACACTTTTTTTATCTCCCGCTGAGCAAACGCTATTTTAGTTCACGGGACCAGCAAGAGATTGCCCAAGCCGTACACAAAGCAGAACAAGGCCATGTGGGTGAGATTCAGGTCGTGATAGAAGGACATATTCCTTGCCATCAAGCTTATTGGCAAAATACCCAGATGCGAGCACGTCAGTTATTTGCAGAGTTGGGCGTATGGGATACGGAATTCAATAGTGGTGTATTGCTGTATTTGAATTTGTGCGAACAAAAAGTTGAGATTGTAGTCGATCGTGGAATTTGTCATTCAACTGAGCAGCAGGTTTGGAATGAGATCTGCCAAGCGATGATTGCTCGGTTTCAACAGCATCAATATCGTGATGCAGTGATTTTAGGTGTTGAAGCGATTGGAAAAGAGCTAAATTTTTATTATGCAAACTCTGTCACTGATCAGGCAAATGAACTTGATAATGCTCCAATTATGATGAAATAA